ATTTGCGTCATCATTTGAAAGGCGCGTTCATGTGCTCTAAAATCGGGATGATACAAGCTATTATCTGCATTCATTATCCCAACTAAGTTCACATTATCGAAATCAAAGCCTTTGGCCAACATTTGAGTACCCACCAAAATATCAATTTGACGATTCTCAAAAGATTCAATCAATTTCTCATAGGCATATTTTCCTCTTGTGGTATCTTGATCCATACGCGCAATACGCTTGTTTGGAAACAACTCTCTCAACTCCTCTTCTACTTGTTCAGTTCCAAATCCTTTCGTATTCAAATCCACGCTGTGGCAACGTCCACATTGTTTCGGCATCGGTAAGGTATAACCACAATAGTGGCAACGCAATTCATTTCTGTATTTGTGATAGGTCAAGCTCACATCACAATGTGGGCATTCAGGGACTGCCCCACAGGTCATACACTCCACCACAGGTGAAAATCCCCTGCGGTTTTGGAAGAGAATTACTTGTTCCTCTAACGATAAAGCGTGATTTATTTCCTCAATCAATTGATCCGAGAAATGCCCTGTCATCTGTTTGCGTTTGTATTTTTCCTTGATATCCACTAAGACAATATCCGGAAGCAATACATTCGTATAACGTTTGGTCAATTCAACCAATCCGTATTTTTTTTGAGCGGCATTATAATAACTTTCTAAACTCGGCGTGGCGGACCCCATCAACACTTTTGCTTTGTGCTGCATGGCCAATACCACAGCTGCATCACGTCCGTGATAGCGCGGCGCAGGATCATGTTGCTTGTAATTGGCATCATGCTCTTCATCAATCACCACCAAGCGCAAATCTTGAAACGGTAAGAAAACAGATAACCGCGTTCCAATCACCACTTTTGCCTTTTCTGATTGTTGCAATACCTGATTCCATACTTCTAATCGCTCATTATGAGAATAACGCGAATGATACACCGCTACTTGATTGCCAAAATAAGCCGTTAAGCGCTGAACCAATTGCGCACTAATCCCCACTTCAGGCAAGAGAAATAACACTTGTCCTTCTTGGGATAAAAACTTTTCTATGAGTTTTATATATACTTCTGTCTTCCCTGAGGCCGTAACCCCATGCAGCAAGACCACTTCTTTTGCTGTAAATTGTTGCTCAATTTCCCAAAGTGCTTTACTTTGATCATCCGTCAGCTGAATTACCTCTGAAGTCGCATCATTAAAAACAACGCGATCGTGATTGAGGTAATAGGATTCAAACACTCCTTTTTCAATCAAAGCATTGATAATCGCCTGACTACTTTCACCTTCTTCAATCAGCTGTTTTACACTGATTGGATTTTTTTGGATGGCTTGTAATTGGAAATATTTTAAGATTAATTCACGCTGTTTAGCCGCTCGATTAACCAATTCCATCAGCTTGGTCAATCCATCTTCTTGCAGGTATTCTTCTGCTAAACGAACATAGCGAATTTGCTTGGGTTTGTATTTCTCCACCATTTCTTCTTGCAACAAAATGGCGCCTTTAGTCAGTAAGCTATTAATTACGGGAAATACTTTCTTGCGATCGAGAATTGCAATCACCTCATCAAGTTTCAAAATAGATTGAATTTGCATCGCCTCGTATAACAAGTATTCCGCATCATCCAAATCGTCTACGGATAGTGTTACTTTATCATTCCATTGAATAATCGTTTCACTTTCCAACAGCAAACGAGAAGGCATTGCACCTTTGTACACATCGCCAAGCGTACACATATAATACTCGGCTAACCACGTCCAAAATTTAATTTGTGCTGGAGTAACTACAGGTTCAATATCTATAATTTCATGAATATCTTTTGCTTCGTATACAGCAGGTTGTCGATGGTGTTTTTCCACCACCAAGGCCGTATACACTTTATTGCGCCCAAAAGGTACAGCAACCCGCATTCCAACTTGAATAAAATCGAATTCGACTTCATTGATTCGGTAAGTGAATGTAGGATCTAAAGCTAAAGGCACAATGACCTCAACAAAATAATGCATGTTAGGATTGGTTAATCACTTCAAAGAAAGCCTTTGAATATAATAAATAGTAGAATTTTTTAATTATGGGTTGTTTCAGAAACTATGTTTCCATTTTTATCAATATAAAACCACGATGAACTATCCCAATAATGGTATTCCCCTCGAGATCCTTCAACTTCTCTACTTCTACCTTCAAAAGTAGCTTTCGCTACGCCATTTTTAAAAGGAAATACAAAAGCAAATTGAGGCTTAATCACTACTTGTCCTTTGACATTCGCAAATCCCATTTTGCCCTCTTCATCAATAATGCGATACATTCCTTCCACTACAAAATCAGGTCCATTGTTATACAAATAAGGTTGATGAGTTGATTTTGACGTCATGCAACTCACTCCTACAAGTAGTAAAAAACACACCAATACTCTATTCATTTATACTCTTAATTATAATTAGTTTTCAATTAGATTTGATTTTTGAAATTCAAAAATACGCGATTTATATCATATTTCCGCATGGATTTCGCAACATCCGATGTATGTAATAGTTTTAAATATTCGTTTTAATTGCACACAACCAATGTTCTTCATTTAAAAAAATAGAATCCTTCTACCATTATGTTATGTTGTCAACTGTCTTACAACCTGTTGAAACACAAAGCTAATTCTCTCACAATCCAACATATAACCTTTCAAAGGTACAAGAGGTTTATTTAATTCCATCTCAATTGAAGAGTAAAGTTATGTTAAATGAAATAGCTTCTTACAGGTAAAAAATTATATTCTAAAATAAAACAAAAAAAGGCTACCTATAGTAAGATAACCCTTGTATTTTAAGATGACTTTGCCCACGTTGTTGTTTTTCCTAAGAGATAAATCTGGGCTGTTCCTGTCACTTCTATTTTACTATAACCAACAAGTTTTATGGAACAACTGTACTCTTTTCCTGTTTCTGGATCCAAAATAGTTCCTCCACTGTACTTATTACGTTCCTCTTTTTTCATGTTTTTTATAATGGTTAACCCCTCATAGGTCCTAGCTACATCTCCTCCAGGGCACTTTTCACATTTTTTACCTTTATCATCAGGGTCTAAAATACTAACAATACGCCCTGTATAAACTCCTTGATTTTCTTTTATTTCAACAATTGCCTTGTCTTTTCCATTGCTATCTACAGCTTTCCATTTACCAACAATTGAATATTCTGTCTGGGCATTCATGTTTAACAATCCTCCCAATAAAAACAGCATTGCATACATTAATTTTTTCATCCTATTTCTCTTTTTCAGTATATGTTATACTAGGAAAGATACAAACTTTTTTTTTAGACACCAGCACAATTAACAAAACCAAAACACCTAACTCATTCAAATTCAAACAAAAAAAGGCTATCTTACAGATAGCCTTTTCTATTTTATTTACATTTTAGTCCATGTTTGTGTTCGTCCAATCAATGAAATTCCAACATATCCACGAACTTCTAATTTTGTTTTTCCGTTCATTTTAATTGAACATTTATATTCTTTTCCAGACTGTGGATCAATAATTGTTCCCCCTGTATATTCTTCTCCTTTTTTCGTTAGGTTTTTGATAATCACCAATCCTTCAATTGGTTTTCCTTTATCATCCCCTGGGCATTTTTCACATTTAGAATCCTTTTTTGCAGGATTTAATATTTCGATAACTTTCCCTTGGTATTTACCTCCTTTTTCTGATATCTCCACGATAGATTTCGCGTCTCCTGTTTGATCGTCAAACGTTTTCCATTTACCAATGATCGATTGAGCATTCATCGTCATGAAACCACCCAATAAAAACACGAGTATAAACATTGTATTTCTCATAATATTTTTTAGTTTTAGATTAAGTTATATACTCAAATATACTTATTTTTTTAACTTAATCTTACGAATAGCCAAATTTAATTCAAAACCTAATAATAAAATCATACAGTTAATCCACAAATAGAACATCACCACCAATAAAGTCCCAATTGAGCCATATAATTCATTATATCGAGCAAATCGAAGTACATATACTCCAAACCCATAAGAGGTTAAAACGTATAAAATAGTTGTAAAGACAGAACCAATAGAAATAAAAGATACCCCTTTTGTTTCTTTGGCACCAAATTTATATAAAATAGAAGTAGTTAATAAAACGACGAGTAATAAATATAGATTACGGACCCAGACTAACCAATTGGCACCAATTGCTAAACGGTAAATTAATACTTCTAAGATTACATAAAACGCAACTGAAAAGATTAAAACAAAAGATAGAATAAGAGAAAGTGCCAAGGCAACTAAATACTGTCGAATGATATTGCGAGAAATGGTAATATGGTAGGACGATTCAAATCCTCCGATAATAGCAAATACACCATTGGTCATCAAGAAAATAGAAAGTAAAAATCCGGATGATAATAAAGATTTATAACTATTATTCATGATATCCAGAATAATAGATTGAATGGCTTCATACGTATTTGGTGGAACTGAATTTTCAATGAACTGTAAAAAGTCGGCTTGAAAATTATCAATAGGAATATAGGGGATTAAATTCAGAATAAATAAAGCAAAGGGAAACAAGGCCATAAAGAAACTAAAAGCAATAGAACCCGCTCGATACGAAAAGGCACCTTTGATGATTCCGACCAAATACAACTCAATTAAATCATACAGCGAATACCCATCAAGAAAAGAAAACTTTACTCGTTGTAATGCGCTCACGATTTTATTCAGCACAGGTATCTGGGCTAATTTATCTTCTATTTCTCTAGACATGCATGTTCCTTATAGGCTATAAAACTGCTTTTAAACTTAAATCCATATTGTAAACGGAATGCGTCAATGCCCCTGAGGAAACAAAATCAACCCCGCAAAGCGCGTATTCGCGTACTGTTTCTTCATTTATATTTCCAGAGGACTCCGTTTGACATTGATTGCCAATTAATTCCACTGCTTTTTTTGTTGTTTCAAAATCAAAGTTATCTAACAAAATACGGTATACATTCTCACAAGCTAAAATCTGTTGTACTTCATTCAGGTCACGCGCTTCAACAATAATTTTCAACGCTTTGTTGTTTTCTTTCAGATACGTATTTGTTTTTTCAATCGCCTCTTTTATTCCTCCAGCAAAGTCAATGTGATTGTCTTTCAGCATAATCATATCATACAAAGCAAAACGGTGATTTTCGCCCCCAGCAATTTTTACCGCCCATTTTTCAATGGCGCGAATACCTGGTGTTGTTTTTCTGGTATCCAATATTTTGGTCCCCGTTCCTTCCAACAAATCGACAAAAACACGTGTTTTCGTTGCAATGGCACTCATTCGTTGCATCGCATTCAACATAAAACGCTCCGCTTTTAAAATAGATTGAGAAGATCCAGCGATCGTCAATACAATATCTCCAACTTTTACAGCTGTTCCATCTGGGATGAAAACCTCTACTTCTAACGCAGGATCTACGTACTGCAAAACCAGCTGTGCAAATTCTACTCCGGCAATAATACCCGCTTCTTTGACTAATACTTGTGCTTTTCCTTTCGCATCAGCAGGAATACACGCCAATGAACTATGATCGCCATCTCCTACATCTTCGCGTATGGCATTAACTATAATCTGATTTAATTCAGCTTGGAATTGTTGTTCTGAAATCATAAATAAAAAATTTGCGCTGCTAAAATAAGAAATGTTTTACAAGTGTTCTTCTTTTAGCCTCGCAAACTGTTCTGTAGGATAACTTAACTTATCCTATTTTTACTCCTAAGAGCTTATAAAATTCGCTCAAAATAGCTGGATGTCCAGGCCATGCTGGTGAAGTTGTTAAATTGCCATCTGTAATTGCTTTATCTGCATCAATCTCCTTGTATGTTCCACCCGCAACTACAATATCAGGACCAACCGCTGGATAAGCAGTCAACGTTCTCCCTTTCAATACACCTGCTGGAGTTAATACTTGAATACCGTGGCAAATTGCTGCAATAGGTAAGTTTTTTTCAAAAAAATACTGAACGATTTCAATCACTCGTTTATTTAATCGAATATATTCTGGAGCACGTCCCCCACAAACATATAATCCTGCATAATCATCTAGTTTTACCTCATCAAAACTCTTGTTGATTACAAAATTATGTCCTCTACTTTCTGCATACGTTTGGAATCCAACAAAATCGTGAATGGCCGTTGCGATGATATCATTCTTTTTCTTTCCTGGACAAACCACATCCACAGCTACTCCAACGGATAATAGCGCTTGATAAGGAACCATTACTTCGTAATCTTCTACGAAATCACCTGCTAACATTAATACTTTTTTTGCCATAACTATTTTATTTTTGATTTAATACCTTCTAATGTACAAAAATCTATTCAATTCAGACAAAATCAAGACTGAAATTATAATTTGTCGTTGGTGTTCATGATCGAGTAAAAATTTTTTAGCTACAAATCGCCATGCGTATCACTATTTTGCCTTAACTTTAAATATTCTTTATTTTAAAAATTGTTTTCAGATGAAAAAATTACTCTTTATTCTATGTGTAACAGTAGGACTGGTAAGTTGTAACCAAAAAGTAGCTCCTCCTCAAACGGTAAATGTAAAAGATCAATTTACCATGGATATGCCTGCAACATTAGCAGCTATGACAGACCTTTATCCGAATGCGGATATTCAGTACGGAAATACGTACAAACAAGTGTACATCATTGCAAAAGAATCACCTAAAACAGCAGAAGAAGATTTCAAGACCTTTACTCAAAAAGCATTAGCAGCTTATTCCAACCGACCTGATTATGAAATTGTCAAAGAAGACGAAGTTCGCATTAATGGCTTACCTGGAAAAATCTACCATATATCCATGTCACAAGAAGGGAACTTCATGTATATGATACAGGCGATGGTTGAGGGTAAAAAAGGAAACTACGAAATTATCGGTTGGACGATTGGTCAAAACAAAGACTACCAGGGAGAGGAATTAATGAATATCATTTCGACTTTCAAGGAATTGTAACCAATACAGCATAAAAAAAGAGGATAACTGGAGTTATCCTCTTTTTTTATGCTGTTATCTTTCTACTATAAATAAATGTGAATGGATTTTATTTTCTCTTTTTACAACAAGCTCATCACTCGAAATCTTAACAGAAGTTATCATCAAAAAAACGCTTTTTTGTCCTAAAAGACATCTATTTAAAAGTAAAATCAAAGAAATAAGCGTCATTATTTCACAAAAAACGCTTATTTATAACTTTTTAACATTCAGTATTTTAATAAACTATTGTATATCCATTTTTGTATTGTACATTTGGGCAAACAAAATAGCGAATTAACATGAAAAAAATTTTATTATCATTGGCAGTAGTAGCTGCTCTTTCATTAGCATCATGTGGAAATAAAAATGCTGATAAAGCTACAACTACAACTGAACAAGAAGTTGCAGTAGAACAA
The window above is part of the Myroides odoratus DSM 2801 genome. Proteins encoded here:
- a CDS encoding YihY/virulence factor BrkB family protein, with amino-acid sequence MSREIEDKLAQIPVLNKIVSALQRVKFSFLDGYSLYDLIELYLVGIIKGAFSYRAGSIAFSFFMALFPFALFILNLIPYIPIDNFQADFLQFIENSVPPNTYEAIQSIILDIMNNSYKSLLSSGFLLSIFLMTNGVFAIIGGFESSYHITISRNIIRQYLVALALSLILSFVLIFSVAFYVILEVLIYRLAIGANWLVWVRNLYLLLVVLLTTSILYKFGAKETKGVSFISIGSVFTTILYVLTSYGFGVYVLRFARYNELYGSIGTLLVVMFYLWINCMILLLGFELNLAIRKIKLKK
- a CDS encoding WG repeat-containing protein, which produces MNRVLVCFLLLVGVSCMTSKSTHQPYLYNNGPDFVVEGMYRIIDEEGKMGFANVKGQVVIKPQFAFVFPFKNGVAKATFEGRSREVEGSRGEYHYWDSSSWFYIDKNGNIVSETTHN
- the priA gene encoding replication restart helicase PriA translates to MHYFVEVIVPLALDPTFTYRINEVEFDFIQVGMRVAVPFGRNKVYTALVVEKHHRQPAVYEAKDIHEIIDIEPVVTPAQIKFWTWLAEYYMCTLGDVYKGAMPSRLLLESETIIQWNDKVTLSVDDLDDAEYLLYEAMQIQSILKLDEVIAILDRKKVFPVINSLLTKGAILLQEEMVEKYKPKQIRYVRLAEEYLQEDGLTKLMELVNRAAKQRELILKYFQLQAIQKNPISVKQLIEEGESSQAIINALIEKGVFESYYLNHDRVVFNDATSEVIQLTDDQSKALWEIEQQFTAKEVVLLHGVTASGKTEVYIKLIEKFLSQEGQVLFLLPEVGISAQLVQRLTAYFGNQVAVYHSRYSHNERLEVWNQVLQQSEKAKVVIGTRLSVFLPFQDLRLVVIDEEHDANYKQHDPAPRYHGRDAAVVLAMQHKAKVLMGSATPSLESYYNAAQKKYGLVELTKRYTNVLLPDIVLVDIKEKYKRKQMTGHFSDQLIEEINHALSLEEQVILFQNRRGFSPVVECMTCGAVPECPHCDVSLTYHKYRNELRCHYCGYTLPMPKQCGRCHSVDLNTKGFGTEQVEEELRELFPNKRIARMDQDTTRGKYAYEKLIESFENRQIDILVGTQMLAKGFDFDNVNLVGIMNADNSLYHPDFRAHERAFQMMTQIAGRSGRFDKKGRVVIQTFNPYHNIIQQVTNYDYKSMYKEQMYERHNFQYPPFYRLIRLTLKHRDFEKLKESSFWLYNNLKGQLGIPVLGPEEPAINRIRNQYIRVILIKIPQQVMLNQTKGQVRRILKSFESIGAYRSVHVVANVDFY
- a CDS encoding DUF2147 domain-containing protein; protein product: MRNTMFILVFLLGGFMTMNAQSIIGKWKTFDDQTGDAKSIVEISEKGGKYQGKVIEILNPAKKDSKCEKCPGDDKGKPIEGLVIIKNLTKKGEEYTGGTIIDPQSGKEYKCSIKMNGKTKLEVRGYVGISLIGRTQTWTKM
- a CDS encoding DUF2147 domain-containing protein, translated to MKKLMYAMLFLLGGLLNMNAQTEYSIVGKWKAVDSNGKDKAIVEIKENQGVYTGRIVSILDPDDKGKKCEKCPGGDVARTYEGLTIIKNMKKEERNKYSGGTILDPETGKEYSCSIKLVGYSKIEVTGTAQIYLLGKTTTWAKSS
- a CDS encoding DJ-1/PfpI family protein; its protein translation is MAKKVLMLAGDFVEDYEVMVPYQALLSVGVAVDVVCPGKKKNDIIATAIHDFVGFQTYAESRGHNFVINKSFDEVKLDDYAGLYVCGGRAPEYIRLNKRVIEIVQYFFEKNLPIAAICHGIQVLTPAGVLKGRTLTAYPAVGPDIVVAGGTYKEIDADKAITDGNLTTSPAWPGHPAILSEFYKLLGVKIG
- the nadC gene encoding carboxylating nicotinate-nucleotide diphosphorylase, which gives rise to MISEQQFQAELNQIIVNAIREDVGDGDHSSLACIPADAKGKAQVLVKEAGIIAGVEFAQLVLQYVDPALEVEVFIPDGTAVKVGDIVLTIAGSSQSILKAERFMLNAMQRMSAIATKTRVFVDLLEGTGTKILDTRKTTPGIRAIEKWAVKIAGGENHRFALYDMIMLKDNHIDFAGGIKEAIEKTNTYLKENNKALKIIVEARDLNEVQQILACENVYRILLDNFDFETTKKAVELIGNQCQTESSGNINEETVREYALCGVDFVSSGALTHSVYNMDLSLKAVL